TCATTGGGCTTCATTAATTTAAGAAGTTGGGCATAGCGGTCAGACAAAGTTGTTTCAAAGCTGGCTTCCAGATCGATCTCGTCATTTTTGGTATCCAGTAAAAACTGTTCTTTTAACGGATTGCATTTACGAATGCGCATGGCAAGATTTTCGAATGAGATAATATATAGAAAAATATCCTGGTCCGGATCTATAACGTATTTCAAATAGGTTGAAAGAATCTGGTGGTCTTCTTTATAAATTTCAATGGCAATGTTTTTTTTACTTTTAAAATACTGAATGATTACATCTTGTGAGACACCTGCAGCTTCAGCGATGTAGCGAAAACCTGTTTCGTATCCTTCCTCAAAAAAAAGGCGCTTAGCTGTTTCGTAAATTTTCTGTTTCAAGTTAAGATCTGCGTTATTCATACTATCCCCCGACTTCTTTTTTTATATTTAACCATAAATAATATGATTTAGCAAGATTTCTTCAACTAATCATATTTAAAATTATACTATATTAGAAAAATATATTATATAATGTAGGAAATGAATATTATGATGGATATCATTAAGTTTATAGTATGAAAAAGGAGTGTGTATGAAAATTCTTGTATGTGGAGGAGCTGGCTATATAGGTTCCCATGTTGTGAAAACATTACTGGAAAAGCAGTTTGAAGTCGTGGTAGTGGATAATCTTTCGACCGGTCATTTAAAATCGTTGCCAGTTTCTGTGTGTTTTGAAGAAGGCGATATTAGAGACTCTGATTTTTTAAATAAGGTTTTTTTAAAACACCAGATAGATGGAGTAATGCATTTTTGTGCTAATTCACTGGTAGGTGAATCGATGGAGAAGCCAATTTTATATTATGAGAATAATGTATCAGGGACCTTAAATCTATTGAAAGCTATGGTTAGAAATGGCGTGCTTAAATTTATCTTCTCGTCAACGGCTGCCGTTTATGGTGAACCGGAAATTTTACCAATTACTGAAGAAACGAAAAAAAATCCAACCAATACTTATGGTGAAACAAAACTGGCGGTAGAAAAAATGTTACCCTGGCTAGAAAAAGCGTATGACCTTAAGTATATGGTTTTTCGTTATTTTAACGCGGCAGGGGCCAGCGAAAATGGAGAAATTGGCGAGGACCATACACCGGAAACACACCTGATACCATTAATATTAAAAACGGCTCTTGGCCAGAGAGAAAAAATTTCCATTTTTGGAACGGATTATGAAACAGATGATCGAACCTGTATCAGGGACTATATTCATGTCATGGATATTGCTTCAGCTCATATTTTAGGGATGGAAAAATTATTTGCAGGTGGACAAAGTGATATATTTAATCTGGGACAGGGGAAAGGTTTTTCAGTTAGAGAAATTATTGAGAAGAGTAAGGAACTGACAGAAACAGAATTTCTTGTTGAAGAAGCTGCGCGAAGACCAGGAGATCCTGCAGTCCTTATTGCTGAATCACAAAAAGCCAAGCAGGAATTAGGCTGGCAGCCTGTTTACTCGGATGTTGAAACAATCATAAAAACAGCCTGGGAATGGCACAAAAACCACCCCCAGGGCTATCTGGACTAATTATTTAGTTGTTTTTCAAGTATCATCCCGATCAGATGAACGGGGTCTTTAGGCGTCGAGTAGGGTGGGGAATAAGCAAGATCAAGATGAAAAATATCACAGACTTTAGCTTGACAGGTAATCAAGGTGACAAAGACATCAAGTCGTTTGTCTACACCTTCATGCCCGACAATCTGCACGCCCAGTAAGGTTTGTGTTTTACGGTCAGCAATAGCTTTAATCATCATTTCGTTACCGCCGTAGGAAGCTGGTCGGTCAGGCTTAATATCTTTTACCACTACGATATCATATCCCAAATTTTTGGCTTCACTCTCGGAAAGTCCAGTACTGCCAATTGTCAGATCCATAAATTTAAAGATACCAGTTCCCAGATTACCAGGGTAGGCAATATCACCACCGGTAATGTTTTCTCCGCAGATTCGTCCTGTTTTATTGGCCGTTGAGCCTAAAGGACGATAATGCGGTTTTTTTGTAAGGATTGACCAGGTCTCAATACAGTCGCCACAGGCGTAAACATCGGTATCAATGGTCATCATACGTTCATCAACTTTAATAGCACCGGTTGTTCCCAGGAAAATACCAGCTTTTTTTGCCAGCTCAACTTCCGGTTTAACACCGGTTGCGACTAGTACCATCTCACCGGCTATTTTTTGTCCGCTTTCAAGTAATACACCGTCTTTTAAAATTTCAACAACATTGGCATTTTTCAGGTAACAAAAATCACGTTGATCCAGTTTTTTCTCAAGGTATTCAGACATATCCGGATCCAGATTGGGCGTAAGTTTACCGGCACGTTCTACTAAGGTTGTCTGGACACCGCGATCATTCAAGTTTTCCAGGACTTCAAGGCCGACAAAGCCGGAACCGATAACTACTGCAGTCTGCGGTTTTTTCTGATCGACAAAATCCTTAATGCGAATGGAATCCTGTACATTTCTAAGGGTAAAAACGTGATCCTGATTAAGTCCTTTAATGGGAGGGCTAAATGGTTTAGCTCCGGTTGCAATTATCAGTTTATCATAATAATCAGTAAAGGATGCACCTGTCTCCAGGTTTTTAACCAAAACAGATTTTTCAGAAAGATTTATATTTAAAACTTCATGGCGAATTTTTATATCCACACCATATTTTGATTTGAAAAAATCTGGTTTTCTAGGGGCTATATCCATTAGTGATTTAACACGGCCACCGATGAAATAGGGGAGCCCACAGCCAGAATAAGAAATATCCTGGTCTTTTTCATAGATA
This genomic interval from Eubacteriaceae bacterium ES3 contains the following:
- a CDS encoding TetR/AcrR family transcriptional regulator, with amino-acid sequence MNNADLNLKQKIYETAKRLFFEEGYETGFRYIAEAAGVSQDVIIQYFKSKKNIAIEIYKEDHQILSTYLKYVIDPDQDIFLYIISFENLAMRIRKCNPLKEQFLLDTKNDEIDLEASFETTLSDRYAQLLKLMKPNDLSFEKNFRLFMTLIFSAYHSFLTELDDEFTDNHLLWYSTKLRSCFLNLGYSDEEITALVNLSNQKIDELIELYPYLMDVNEYLINKPSESV
- the galE gene encoding UDP-glucose 4-epimerase GalE, which codes for MKILVCGGAGYIGSHVVKTLLEKQFEVVVVDNLSTGHLKSLPVSVCFEEGDIRDSDFLNKVFLKHQIDGVMHFCANSLVGESMEKPILYYENNVSGTLNLLKAMVRNGVLKFIFSSTAAVYGEPEILPITEETKKNPTNTYGETKLAVEKMLPWLEKAYDLKYMVFRYFNAAGASENGEIGEDHTPETHLIPLILKTALGQREKISIFGTDYETDDRTCIRDYIHVMDIASAHILGMEKLFAGGQSDIFNLGQGKGFSVREIIEKSKELTETEFLVEEAARRPGDPAVLIAESQKAKQELGWQPVYSDVETIIKTAWEWHKNHPQGYLD
- a CDS encoding FAD-dependent oxidoreductase yields the protein MKLIIIGAVAGGTSAAAKASRNDPDAQIVIYEKDQDISYSGCGLPYFIGGRVKSLMDIAPRKPDFFKSKYGVDIKIRHEVLNINLSEKSVLVKNLETGASFTDYYDKLIIATGAKPFSPPIKGLNQDHVFTLRNVQDSIRIKDFVDQKKPQTAVVIGSGFVGLEVLENLNDRGVQTTLVERAGKLTPNLDPDMSEYLEKKLDQRDFCYLKNANVVEILKDGVLLESGQKIAGEMVLVATGVKPEVELAKKAGIFLGTTGAIKVDERMMTIDTDVYACGDCIETWSILTKKPHYRPLGSTANKTGRICGENITGGDIAYPGNLGTGIFKFMDLTIGSTGLSESEAKNLGYDIVVVKDIKPDRPASYGGNEMMIKAIADRKTQTLLGVQIVGHEGVDKRLDVFVTLITCQAKVCDIFHLDLAYSPPYSTPKDPVHLIGMILEKQLNN